CTGCGCGAATTATTATAGCATACATAAGTTTATGATAACAAGGAATAAGTTGAGATGCTGAACCTTGTAATGACTTCGTGATGCTGAGATAGTGAACCTTGTAATGTCGAATGGTATGTATTAAAATATACAAATAATGCTGAACGGCAGGCGTCAAAATATACAAGTAATGCCAGGTGTGAAACGATAGATAATGGAAGGACACAGCTGAATATATAGCTGATAAAAGGTGAAGAAGATGGAAAAATATTACATAGTAAAATCTATAGATGGAGATTACGCTAATCTGGTTGATGAGAATGAGCCGGATGGTGAGACTAAGCTCGTTGCAAGAGCATTACTTCCAGAAAATATATCGGAGGGAACAAGACTTCATTATGCGTTCTTGCAATATGAAATAGCAGAGTAGTTCTGCAATAGTTCTGCAATATGAAACAATAATAGTAGAGGATAATAATATGTAGAATAATTCCCCCTTTACAAACAAACACACATATGTTATTCTACACAAGGTCAGCTGACACTTAGTTTGAGGATACCTCTAGACCTTTTGCCCGGTGTCAGCCATGTATATTTATTTTATAGGAGGATTGTTATTATGATAACAAAAGAGCAGAAGCAGGAAATCGTAGCTAAGTACGGCAAGGATGCAAACGACACAGGTTCAACAGAGGTTCAGATCGCACTTCTTACAGCAAGAATCAATGACCTCAACGGACATTTCAAGGCTAATCCAAAGGATCATCACTCAAACCGTGGTCTTCTTAAGATGGTTGGTCAGAGAAGAAACCTTCTTGCATACCTCAAGAGCAAGGATATCGAGGCATACAGAAAGCTTATCGAGAGCCTTGGACTCAGAAAGTAATTCTAGTTTAAGAATTTCTATTCGGGCTTTAATAAAATAACAATTATGAGAACCATGTGGCAGCACATGGTTCTTTTTTATAAGCCTTTTTTTATAAGTACACACCTTTGGATATTGTATTTTTTATATTCGTATGCTAAAATTTAAAAGATTGTGGAATGACATATCGAGACTTCTATAAAGAATATCGTGGGTGATTGAATCAGGGTGCTGAAAAGGAGTTGAGACAT
This sequence is a window from Coprococcus eutactus. Protein-coding genes within it:
- the rpsO gene encoding 30S ribosomal protein S15; translation: MITKEQKQEIVAKYGKDANDTGSTEVQIALLTARINDLNGHFKANPKDHHSNRGLLKMVGQRRNLLAYLKSKDIEAYRKLIESLGLRK